GGTCCATCTGGTCCCAGGCCTCGGTGAACGACTCCGGATGCCACTCGCGCGGCACGATCGTGGCCGGGGTCGCCGCCAGCTCCGCCGGCGACTTCATCGCGCCCGTCACGGCCCAGTACAACGGGAACAGGAACGCCAGCGTGAACAACACGAACGTGCACACGAACACGATCACGTACACGGTTTTCCCGCCGCCGGTGCGCAGCTGCGACGGTGAGATCAACGTCCGTCCTGACGGGACAGCCGCGCGTTTCCCCTTGCGCGGCAAGGCGGTTGTCATGGGAACCTCCTAGTCGTCCGCGCGCCGGGTCAGCCGCACGTACATTGCCGAGAACACGCCCAGTGCCACGAACAGCAGCAGGCTCATCGCGCTGGCCGAGCCGAAGTCGTTGTAGACGAAGGCGTAGCGGTACAGCAGCAGGAGTACGGTCACCGTCGAGTCGTCCGGGCCGCCGCCGGTCATCACGTACGGCTCGGTGAACACCTGCATCGTGGCCACGATCTGCAGCAGCAGGAGCACCAGCAGCACGAACCGCGTCTGCGGGAACGTCACGTGCCGCAGCCGCCGCCACATCCCGGCGCCGTCGAGCTCCGCGGCCTCGTACAGCTCACCCGGGATGGTCTGCAGCGCCGCCAGGTAGATCAGCGTGGTGCTGCCCATGTTGGCCCAGGTGGACACGAACACCAGCGACAGCATCGCGGTCGTCGACGAGTCGAGCCACTGCAGACCGGGCAGGCCGACGGAGTTCAGTGCCGAGTTGAACAGACCGGGACCCGGGTCGTAGAACCACTTCCACATCAGCGCCGTGACCACGGGCGGCAGCATCACCGGCAGGTACACCGCGAGCCGGAAGTACGCCCGCGCGTGGTGCAGCTCGTTGAGCAGCACCGCCGCCAAGAAGGGCACGAGGAACCCGAAGACGAGTGCGAACCCGGTGAACAGCAACGTGTTTCGCCACGCCACTCCGAACAGCGGGTCGGCGAAGAGCCGCACGAAGTTGTCGAACCCGACCCACGTCGGCGGGTTCACGAAGTCGACCTGCTGGAAGCTCAGCAGCACTCCGCGCACGATGGGGTACCAGGAGAACATCGCGAACACCACGAGCGCGGCGCACAAGAGCGTGTACGCGGTGAGGTTCTCGCGCAGGCGCCGCTTGAGCCGGGCGCGCCGGCGTTCGGCGGCCGAGGCGGGGGGCCGACTGGCCCGCGGGGTGACCGCGGGCCAGTCGAGCACGTTACCTGACCTGGGCGAGGACACTGTTGACCTTCGACTGCGCCGAGCCGAGCAGCTGGTCGATGTTCGCGTTGCGGTCGGTGAGCACGGCCTGCATCACGCTGTCGAGCGCGGCGTAGATCTGCTGCGCGCTGGGCGGTTCGATGCTGCCCTTGATCTTGCTCGCGGTGTCCACGTAGGACTGGTAGTTCTCCGCGGGCACGTTGGCGTACTTCTTCTTCACGGCCAGCTGCTGGTCGCGCACCGCGCCCTGCCAGATGTCCGGCGTCGGCTCGGTCGGCAGGCCCACCGGCTGCTTGCCGTCGGAGTACTGCTTCACGTGCTTGTCGAAGCGGTCGGGGTTGAGGTATTTCCACTGGATCCACGTGAGCCCGGCCTTGATCTTCGCGGCCGACGCCTTGGGGTTGATCATGTAGCCCTCGCCGCCGAGCAGGGTGCCCTGCGCGCCCGGCATGCCGGCGATGCCGTAATCCTCGTATTTGCCGTTGAACTGCTTCACCAGCACGGGCACGTTGTCCGGCGCGGCCATGTACATGCCGAGCTGGCCCGCGCCCATCATCCGTTGCACGTCCACGTCCTGCAGTAGTTGCTTGCTGCCCATGGAGTTGTCGTCCCAGCGCATGGCGTGCAGGTAGTTCAGCGCGGCGCGGCCCTTGTCGTTGTCGAAGTCGGCGACCCACTTGTCGCCGTCCTTGCGGGCGATGTCACCGCCCATGGAGTAGAGCCAGCCGGTCAGGTGCCAGCCGCCCTGGTTGTTCTTGCTGTAGTCGGCGTACCCGACGGTGCCGTTGCCCAGCGCGGAGATCTTCTTCGCGTCGGCGCGGACCTCGTCCCAGGTGGCGGGCGGCTTGTCCGGGTCGAGCCCGGCCTGCTGGAACAGCTTGCGGTTGTAGACGAGCCCCATGGTGTAGTTCGCCGTCGGGAGGCCGTAGAGCTTGCCGCTCGCGTCCCGGAAGTTGTCCAGGAGTTGCGGCTGGATGTCGTTGACGTGCGGCACGCTCTTCGCCGCTTCCGTGATGTCGGCGGCCTGGTGCCGGGCGATGATCTGCGCCGGGTCGGTGAAGTACACGTAGTACACGTCTTCGAGCTGGCCGCCGGCGAGTTTCGCGGAGAACGTCTTGGGGTCCATGAACCCCTCGTGGGGCACGATGTCGATGTCCGGGTGCGAAGCCTCGAACTCGGCGACGTCGGCGTCGAACACCTTGCGCTCGAACGGCTGCGTGGTCGGCGGCTGCCCGGTGACGGTGATCTGGACCTTTCCGCCGGCGTCACCGCCCTCGGCATCGGAGCCGCAGGCGGCGAGGCTCACGGCCAGGCCGCCCGCGGTGAGCAGGGCGATCACGGTTCTCTGGGTGCGGCTGGACCTCGCTGCTCGGGACCAGGGACTGCTCATCTCAAGCCTCTTCTCGCGGTCGCGACGGCTGTGTCGTGATGGCCGTCACTCTAAAGTGCGAGACCAGAACGCCGCAATAACCCGACGAGGATTTGCAAGTTACGAACAGGACGTGATCACGCCCGGTGCCGCGCGGTCGACCCCCGCACCACGAGCTCCGGGGCGAACAGCAGTTCCTCGGCCGCGACCTCGCCGCCGTTGATCCGCTTCACCAGCAGCTCCACCACCGCGCGGCCCATCGCCTCGATCGGCTGACGCGTGGTCGTGAGCGGCGGATCGGTGCAGTTCATGAGCGCCGAGTCGTCGTAGCCGACCACCGAGATGTCGCCCGGCACGTCGAGGCCTTGACGGCGGGCAGCGCGGATCGCGCCGAGGGCCAGCAGGTCGCTCGCGCACAGCACGGCGGTGGCCCCGCGCGGGTACAGGCGCGCGGCCGCGGCGTGGCCGCCCTCGATGGAGAACATGCCGTGCTCCACCAGTTCGTCGAGCACGGGTAGGCCGAGTTTCGCCGCGTACGAGCGGAAAGCCGCGAGCTTGCGCTGCGACGGTACGTGGTCGGCCGGGCCGAGGACCAGGCCGATCTTCTCGTGGCCGAGCGAGCTGAGGTGCCCCACGACCTGCTCCACGGCCACCGCGTCGTCGCACGAGACCTGCGGCAGGCCGAGGTGGTCGACGGCGGCGTTGATCAGCACCGTCGGCAGCTTCCGTTCCGCAAGGTGGTGGTAGTGCGTGTGCACGGCGTCGGCCTGGGCGAACAGCCCGCCGGCGAACACCACCCCGGACACCTGCTGCTGCAGGAGCAGCTCCACGTACTCGGCTTCGGACACCCCGCCGGCGGTGCGCGTGCACAGCACGGGCGTGAACCCCTGCTGGGCCAGCGCGTTGCCCATGATCTCGGCCAGCGCGGGAAAGATCGGATTCTGCAGCTCGGGCAGCACGAGCCCCACCAGGCGGGCCCGCTCCCCGCGCAGCTGGGTGGGGCGTTCGTAGCCCATCACGTCCAGCGCGGTGAGAACGGCGGCCCGGGTGCTCGCGGAAACCCCGGGCCGGCCGTTGAGCACCCGGCTGACCGTGGCTTCGCTGACCCCCACCTGTCGGGCCACTTCGGCAAGTCGACGCGTCATGGCTGAAACTTTACTGCAACGAATCGCAAAATCTCGACTTCACGGCGCGAGGGTGCTGACACGCAGAGCCACCGGCTACAGCTTGCGCCCCAGCTGCTCCGCCTGGTCGCGCAGCACCGGCAGGAACTCGTCGCGCAGCTGGTCCATCGAGATGCGGCCAGCAGTGGCGCTCACCGACATCGCGGCGACGGTTCGCCCGCGCGAGTCGAACACGGGTACGGCGAGCGAGCGCAGGCCGTACTCCAGCTCCTCGTCGGTGAACGCCGCGCCCTGCTCGCGCACGAGGTCCACGCGTCGGCGGATCTCGTCGGGCGTCACAGGGGTTTTCGGGGTCCGGGGGTGGAATTCGGACCGGTCGAGGTAGGCCGTGAAGTCCTCCGTGGACAGTGCGGAAAGGAGCACGTGTCCCGTCGCCGACGTGTATGCCGGCACGCTCGCGCCGATGCGCACGCCCGTGTTGACGATCCGTTTCACCTCGCTGCGCGCGATGAACAGCGCGTCGTCGTTCTGCAGCACCGCCAGTGAAGCGGACTCCTGCACGTGCTCGCGCACTGCCGCGAGGTGTGGCTGCGCGAGCTGCGGCAGCGCCGTCGACTCGACGTACGCGTCGCCCAGGCGCAGCAGGCGCGGTGTGGGCAGGAAGTGCTTGCCGTCGTGGGTGAGGTACCCGAGGTCGACCAGGGTGAGCAGGCAGCGGCGGGCGACGGCGCGGTTGAGGCCGGTGAGGCGCGCCGCGTCGCTGATCGCGAGCTTCGGTGCCGCCTCTCCGAACAGCTCGAGGATCGCCAATCCCTTGGCCAAACCGGCCATTCCCTCGGCTGCGGGCATGACTCTCCCCGGAGATAGGTCTTGACGGCGGGCTCTCGTCTGCCTTCAATGTGTTCGGCAAGTGAATCTACGTTCGTTATTCGAACACTAGCAGGGGTGCCGCGAGCTGTCGAGCGGCGCCCCGGGCGAGGAGGAACCGACGATGGATCGCCTCACGGGGACCACTGCGGGCCGCGCACCCGACCGCAGCTGGCCGCGGTCGCTGACCCGGGTGCCGTACTGGGTCTTCCAGGACGAGGCGGTGTACCGCGCCGAGCAGGACCGGATCTTCCACGGTCCGCACTGGAGCTACCTGTGCCTCGAGGCCGAGTTCGCCGAGCCCGGCGACTTCTGCGCGACCTTCATCGGCGAGCAGCCGGTGCTGGTGACGCGCGACGTCGACGGGGAGGTGTACGCGTTCGAAAACCGCTGCGCCCACCGCGGCGCGCTGATCGCGATGGCCGACCACGGCAAGGCCCGCGACTTCACCTGCGTCTACCACGCCTGGACCTACAACCTGCAGGGCGACCTCACGGCCGTCGCGTTCGCCGAGGGCGTCGGCGGCAAGGGCGGGATGCCGCCGAACTTCTGTCTGTCCGACCACGGGCCGCGCAAGCTGCGCATCGCCGTGGTCCACGGGCTGGTGTTCGGTACTTTGTCGAACGACCTGCCCGACATCGAGGAGTACCTCGGCGAGGAGATCCTCGACCGCATCGACCGCGTGCTCGGCGGTCGCAAGCCAGTGGTGCTCGGCCGGTTCGCGCAGCGGCTGCCGAACAACTGGAAGCTGTACGCGGAGAACGTCCGCGACTCCTACCACGCCAGCATCCTGCACTTGTTCTTCACCACGTTCGGCATCAACCGGCTTTCGCAGCGTGGCGCGATCATCGTCGACGAGTCGGGTGGTCACCACGTGAGCTACTCGGCCATCGACCGCACGGCCGTCGCGAGCAACGAATACCGCGACCAGAAAATCCGCTCCGACAGCGAGTACCAGCTGGCCGACCCGTCGCTGCTCGAAGGGTTCAGCGAGGTCGGCGACGACGTGACGCTGCAGATCCTGTCGGTCTACCCGGGGTTCGTGCTGCAGCAGATCCAGAACTCGGTGGCCGTGCGGCAAATCCTTCCGCGCGGCACCGACGACACGCTGCTCAACTGGACTTACCTCGGCTTCGAGTCCGACACCGAAGAGCAGCGGCTGGTCAGGATGAAACAGTCCAACCTGGTCGGTCCCGCCGGCTACGTGTCCATGGAGGACGGTGGCATCGGCGGCTTCGTGCAGCGCGGTATCGCCGGCGCGTCCGATGAGTACGCGACGCTGCAGATGGGCGGCGACACCGCGGAGTCGAGCGAAAGCCGCGTCACGGAAGCGTCGGTCCGCGGGTTCTGGCTGGCCTACCGCGAGTCGATGGGTTTCGTGCCCGACGACGACGCGCCCCTCCCCGAGATCGGCAAGCACGAGCGCACCCGGGTGGTGCGCGCCTGATGGACAACCAGGTCGCCATCGCCCGCGCCCAGGCGCACTACGCCCGCTGCATCGACGACGGGCCGCTCGAAGACTGGCCCATGTTCTTCACCGAAAACTGCCACTACCGCGTGACCACGGCCGACAACTACGCCCGCGGCCTGCCCGCCGGCCTGATCTGGGCCGACACCCGGGGCATGCTGAAGGACCGCGTGTCAGCGCTCAAGGAAGCCAACATCTACGAGCCGCACGTGTACCGCCACATGCTCGGTCAGCCCGCGATCCTCACCGAGTCCGGCGGCGACGTCGAGAGCGAGACGCCGTTCTTCGTGCTGCGCGTCACCGGCGGCGGCCCGACCGACCTGTTCGCGAGCGGTCGTTATGTCGACCGCTACCGCGTCGAGGGCGATCAGGCTCTGCTGCGCGAACGCGTGGTCGTGTGCGACAGCAAGGAGATCGACACCCTGCTGGCGCTGCCGCTGTGAGCCGCGTACTGCTGGTCATCGGTGACCCCAACGGCATCGGACCCGAGATCGCCGTCGCGGCCGCAACCCAGGCCGAGGACCCGCCGGTGCTCGTGGGCGACCACCACGTGCTCGCGGATCTCGCCGCGGCGAAGGGGTTCCGGCTGCGGGAGCACACGCCCGGCGTCCCGCCCGAGGACGGTGTGCTCGACCTCGTGGACGTCGGGCACCTGCCGCCGGACGAGTTCCGGCCGGGTGTGCTCAGCGCGGAGGCGGGCGCGGCGGCCGTCCGCTACGTCACCGAAGCCGTCACACTCGCCCTCGGCGGCGGGTACCGCGGAGTGGTCGCCTGCCCGCACTCGGAGACGGCCGTGCACGCCGCGGGCATCCCGTTCCGCGGTTACCCGCCACTGATCGCGCAGCTCACCGGCGTGCCCGAGGACCGCGTGTTCCTGCTGCTCTCGGGCGGTGGCCTGAACATCGTGCACGCGACCCTGCACGAACGCCTCGCCGACGCCCTCGCCCGGCTCACCCCGGAGCTGGTCACCGCGGCCGGGAAAGCGTTGTGGGAAACCCTGCGGACGTTCGGCGTCGCCGTCCCGCGCGTCGGCGTCTTCGGCATAAATCCGCACGCGGGCGAGGGCGGCCTGTTTGGCAGCGAGGACGAGCGCGTCACCGCACCGGCCGTGGCTTCGCTTGTCGCGCAAGGCATCGACGCGGTCGGGCCGACCGGCGCCGACGTGGCGCTCACCACCCCGGGGCACGACGGGTTCGTCGCGCTGTACCACGACCAAGGCCACATCCCGGTCAAACTGCTGGCCGGCCGTACCTCGACCGCGTTGACCGTGGGCGCCGGCGTGCCGTTCTGCAGCGTCGGCCACGGTACGGCGTTCGACATCGCCGGCCGAGGCGTCGCCGATCCCACGGCCGTGGTCCGCGCGCTCGGCCTGTTCGGACGAACGAAGGAGACCACCGCATGATCACCGTGGCGGACACGGATGTCGAGATCCCTTGCGACGACGGGCAAACCGTGCTCGAAGCCGCCGAGAACGCGGGCTGGGCGATCCCGTACTCGTGCCGCAAGGGCGTCTGCACGTCGTGCACCGGTTCGCTCGTCGCGGGTTCGGTGGTCGTCCGCGGCCGCGGTGAGCTGACGGGGCCGGCCGACGGCGTGCTGCTCTGCCGCGCCGAACCGCAGGGCCCGGTCGTGGTCCGGCCGCGCCGCATCGAACGCAGCGAGCCGCCCCGGCGCAAGAAGCTCACCACGGTGGTGCACCGCATCCGCCGGCCCGCGCCTCGCGTCACCGTGCTCGACCTGCGGTTCCCGATCGGGCGGCGCGCGCCGTTCCGGGCCGGGCAGTTCCTGGAAGTGCAGCTGCCGGACGACGAACCGCGCCCGTACTCGCTCGCGAACCCGCCGCACCACAACGACGCGGTACAGCTGCACGTCCGCACCGAACCGGGCGGGCGGTTCTCCGAGCACACGGTGGGGGCACTGCGCCCCGGCGACACACTCGACGTCGAGACGCCGTTCGGCGAGTTCGTGCTCGACGACGGCGACGGGCCGATCCTCCTGCTCGCCACGGGCACCGGGTTCGCGCCGATCCAGTCGATCGTGCTCGACCTCATCGCCCGTCGCAGCACCCGGCCCGTCCACCTGTATTGGGGCGCGCGGACGGAGGAGGACCTCTACCTGGCCGAGCTCCCGCAGCGCTGGGCGGCCCGGCACCGCTGGTTCGACTACACACCGGTGCTTTCCCGCCCCGGCAAGGGCTGGTCCGGCGCCACCGGCCATGTCCAGCACACCGCGCTGGCCGACCACCCGGAGCTGACCGGCCATCGCACGTACGCCTGCGGCAGCGAAGCGATGACCACCGACGCCCACGACCTGCTCACCGCCCGCGGCGGCCTGCCGACCGAGAGCTTCCTGGCCGACTCGTTCGTGCCCGCCGCCGAGCCCCGCGTTTCTGCCTGACCGCTTTCCGAACTGCGTTTCCGTCTGAACCCACCACGATTCAAAGGAGAATCCCATGGACTTCGTGCTCGTCCACGGCGCCTGGTACGCCGGCTGGAGCTGGCGGGAAGTGGCCGAAGCGCTGCGCGAGCAGGGCCACGAGGTGCACGTCGTCGAACAGCTGCCCAGCGGGGGACCGGACCCGGCCGCGTTCGGTGATGTGGCCGCGGACGTGGCCCACGTGCGTGACGTCATCGACGGCCTCGATCGTGACGTCGTGCTGGTCGGGCACTCCTACGGCGGCATCGTCGTCGGCGAGCTCTCCGACCACCCGCGCGTGCGCCACAGCGTGTTCCTGTCGGCGTTCCGGCCGCGCCGCGGCGAAAACCTGCTCGACATCCGTTCGCCGCACCCGCAGGAGTGGATCGTGCCCCGCGAAGACGGCACGCTGCACGTCACCGACGACTACGCCCTGGCCCGCAAGGTCCTCGCCCCCGACCTCGACGAAACCGCGTTCGCCGGCGTCCACGGGCAGCGCCACGCGCACGCGGCCGTCACCTTCACCCAGCCCGCCACCGAACCCGAGCGCACGCACCCGGTCACCTACGTCGTGTGCGAGCGCGACGAGGCCATCTTCCCCGTGGACCAGGAGAAGATGGCCGCGGAGGCCGACCACGTCCTGCGCCTCGACGCCCCGCACCTGGCGCCGCTGACGCACCCGCGTGAAGTGGCCGACCTGCTGGCCGGCACCCGGTGACGGCCGGGGTTCGGCTGAGCGGGTTCGTCGACGGCAAGCGCGTCAGCGCGTTCCAGTACGGCACGGTGGTGCTGTGCGGGCTGGTGATGTTCTTCGACGGCTTCGACACGCAGGCCATCAACTACCTCGCCCCGCACATCGCGAAGGACTGGGGACTGAAGGTCGCGGTGCTCGGCCCGATCTTCTCCTCGGCCCTGGTCGGCCTGATGGTCGGTTACCTCGTGCTCTCGCCGCTGTCCGACCGCTTCGGCCACCGGCGGCTCGTGATCGCGGGCACGGCGTTGTTCGCGCTCACGAGCCTCGTGTCCGTGTGGGTCGGCGGCGTGGCCGAGCTCGTGGTACTGCGGCTGATCACGGGCATCGGTCTGGGAGCTGCGGCACCGAGCGCGGTCGCGCTCACCGCCGAGTACACGCCGAAACGCCTGCGGGCGAGCTTCGTCCTGGCGATCTACTGTGGATTCTCGCTCGGGTTCGTCGTGGCCGGGGTGGTGTCGGGCTGGCTCGTGCCGACGGCCGGCTGGCGTTCGGTGTTCCTCGTGGGCGCGCTGGCGCCGATGGTGATCATCCCGCTGATGCTGAAGTTCCTGCCGGAGTCGCTCGTGTTCCTGGTGGGCCGCGGCGCGAACGCCGAACGCGCGTACCGGCTGTGCCGCCGCATCGATCCGGCGCTGCCTTCGGAGCCGCAGCCGGTGACCGTCGACGCGGCCGAAGCCGGTGGCCGCGTGAAGCTGAAGGCGCTGCTGGCCAACGGCGGGGTGCTGAGCACGGTGCTGCTGTGGGTCGTGTTCGCCGTCAACCTCGGCGAGTTCTACGCGTTGCAGAGCTGGCTGCCGACGATGCTCACGGACCTCGGCTTCGCCAACGGCACCGTGGTCACCGCCACGAGCCTCACGACCGTCGGCGGGATCGTCGTCGCGCTCGTCGTGGGCCCGGCGATGGACCGCCTGGGCGCGTTCGGTTCGCTGGGCGCGTTGTTCGTGGTGGGTGCGGTGTTCCTCGCGGTGACCGGGCCGGCGTTCCACGCGCCGGTGTGGCTTCTGCTGGCGGCGATGTTCCTCGTCGGCTGCGGGGTCAGCGGTGGCCAGAAGGCGCTGATCGCGCTGGCCGCCGTGGTCTACCCGGTGAACATCCGCTCGACGGGCGTCGGCTGGGCGCTGGGCATCGGCCGCCTCGGCGGGATCCTCGGCCCGCTCGTCGTCGGCGCCGCGGTCGCGGCCGACTGGTCCCCGGCGGCGATCTTCCTCGCGCTGTCCGGACCGATGCTGGTGTGCGCGGTGCTGATCCTCTACCTGGGACGGCGGGCTCGGCAGACGGCCGAGGTCGCCGAGCGGGAACCGGCGCCCGCGGTGTGAAGGAAGGGCTCCCTGCTCACCGGCGGGGAGCCCTTCCCGGTTCATCAGGCCGCGGCCACCTCCAGTTCCGAGACCTGCCCGGCCGGCCGGTGTTGCCGGTGATCGTCACGCGCACGAAGCGCTGCGTCGTCGTGCCGAAGCTCGCCGACGCCGTGTTGCCCGACGACGGGCTGAAGTTTCCAGCCGCGCGAGGCGACCAGCGTCGTCCACGAGCCGCCGTCGGTGCTGCCCTGCACGGTGAGCGCCTGGGTGCGGGCGCCCCAGTCGCCCGACGGCGGCAGCTTCAGCGTCACCTTGTTGATCGCCGCCGCGTCACCGAGGTCGACGATCAGCGTCTGCGGGAACGCGTTGTTCGCGCTCTCCCAATAGGTGCTCGCGTTGCCGTCCACGGCATTGCCAGGCGGGAAACCGCCCTGCGAGCCGCTGGCTGTGATGGCCTTGCCGCGCGCGATGTTCGCGCCCGACTTCGGCGGCTGCGGCGGGCCGGAGTTCGGCGCGGGCCAGCTGGAGCAGTCGTTCCACGTGCCGGTCCAGCCGCTGTTGCCCGAACCGTTGAAGGTCATCTTCGGGATCGAGCCCGGGTAGGGGCAGTTGTACGTGCCGACGACGCCGACCCCGGACGCCGTGAGGTTGTTGATCGACACCGTGCCCTGGGTCTGCGACTGCGCGACGAACGTGCCCGCGCCGCGCACGGTGACGCCGTCGATCGTGATGCCGCTGACCTGCTTGCCCGCGCCGTTGCCGTCGATGAACTGGATGGCCTCGTACGGGCTGTCGATCGCCGTGAAGCCGTTGACGCGGATGGTCACGCCGGAAATGGCCTGGTCCCGCGCGTCGAACCACAGCGCGCCGACGCCGAACTGCCAGTTGGGATCGAGCGCCCCGGCCCGCAGCGCGGTGTTGTTCGTCAGCGTGACGGTGCCCGAGAGCGGCACCGAGTTGAACCGGTTGGCCACGAGGTAACCGCCGCCCAGCGCGTTGGTGTCCTGGATGAGGTTGCCGCTCACGGTGTTGTTCGAGCCGCCGTACAGCGCGATCCCGTTGGCCAGGTTCGGTTGCACCACGGTGTTGTTCGCGATGGTGATGCCGGAGTCGGCCTGGCCGTTGGACCACAGTGCGAGCGCGTCGTCACCGTTGTTGCGCAGGTAGTTGTTGCGGATCGCCGAATTCGTGACGGCGCCGTCGAAGTTCACGCCGTCGGCCTGAGTGTCGAGGATGCGGTTGTTCTCGATCGTGAGGTTCGACGACGCGCCGTTCATCAGCCACAGGCCGCACTTGGTGTCCTGGATCCACAGGCCCGAGACGACCGAGCCGGTGCCGAGCACGCCGTGGAACGCGTTGTCCGGGCTGGAGTCGTTGCGTTCGGAGACCGAGCCGAACACGGCGAAGTCGTAGAGCTTGATGTTCCCGGACGCGCTGCCGTTGTTGAAGATGTTGTTGCCGTGCAGCACGGTGTACCACTGTCCGGCACCGCGCACGGTGGTCTGGTCGATCTGCAGCGCCGACCCGATTTCGAATCGGCCCGCCGGGATCC
The sequence above is a segment of the Amycolatopsis sp. 2-15 genome. Coding sequences within it:
- a CDS encoding galactose-binding domain-containing protein; its protein translation is MSPTSARRRAASLAAALVSSGLTVFAVGSGTPAAAATCPATASGGASVPFRTVEAECSATNGSAVSPDYTQATVASEASGRQAVRLGQGEYVEFTLPAAANSVNVHYNLPGGSSGRMSVYVNGTKLGSGLSVTSQYTYTDTPGIPGAKTHHFFDDARLLFGQNAAAGAKVKVQLDSGDVGQATIDLADFEQVGGAGTQPAGSLSVTDYGATANDSGDDTQAFRNALQAARQQGKEVWIPAGRFEIGSALQIDQTTVRGAGQWYTVLHGNNIFNNGSASGNIKLYDFAVFGSVSERNDSSPDNAFHGVLGTGSVVSGLWIQDTKCGLWLMNGASSNLTIENNRILDTQADGVNFDGAVTNSAIRNNYLRNNGDDALALWSNGQADSGITIANNTVVQPNLANGIALYGGSNNTVSGNLIQDTNALGGGYLVANRFNSVPLSGTVTLTNNTALRAGALDPNWQFGVGALWFDARDQAISGVTIRVNGFTAIDSPYEAIQFIDGNGAGKQVSGITIDGVTVRGAGTFVAQSQTQGTVSINNLTASGVGVVGTYNCPYPGSIPKMTFNGSGNSGWTGTWNDCSSWPAPNSGPPQPPKSGANIARGKAITASGSQGGFPPGNAVDGNASTYWESANNAFPQTLIVDLGDAAAINKVTLKLPPSGDWGARTQALTVQGSTDGGSWTTLVASRGWKLQPVVGQHGVGELRHDDAALRARDDHRQHRPAGQVSELEVAAA